tgtgacattTCACTTTGATTTGTGTATGTCCTATTATTTCCCAATAAGTTACCGACCTGAATTGAGTTTTGAAAAGCAAGATTTCTTCCTTTTATTTTCAGTTACCCACTCCAGTTGGAAATTCCTTCACAAAGATTAATATTAGATTACAAAATCCCCAAACACTGGCTCACGCGTTTTTCATGATGCGAAGCTAAGCGAAGTTCTTATAGAGAAATGCAAGGATATCCGGGTAGATGAAAGGATGCAAGGTCTTATAGAGAAGAGGGAGATGAGTAGTTTAGAACTAGGTTGGGTTGCGTTTGGTGTCTCCGGGTTTGTTTGGTAAACTCAAATTCGAAATTCTTGATCTTCTCGCTCCTTATCATCGCAGTTTGAGGGAGTAAATACCCATAGtagtccctgagattcacgcAATTACTCATAGTAATCCCTAAGATTTCGATTTCCCTAttgtagtcctccagatagagctccGAGCACTCAAACTAGTCCCTGGCCATATTTcaggtgatgactcatcaccggaACGCTGACGTGGCCTAGGATTGCCACGTGGGACAtgtccaaaacgacgtcgttttgggttTGGCGCCCTTGAAAGCCAAAAACGACGCCGTATAGTTGTTACTTAATATGAAAAACAGTTTTCTCCACCAACACAAACACttcgtctcttcttcttccaccttCTGAGTTCTTCTTCATCTCCCCAACAATGGCGTAGCCGTAGGGTTGTATGTGCTGGGTTAACAAAAATTTGAGAGAGGAAGTCATCTAATCAGAAGTTGTTGTTGCTCTTCCCTTCCCTTTGTTCACCACAAAGACGAGGTTCTGACGTTGTGATCGGACTCAaggtaacctttttttttttttaagtttgcaTTTTGAATACAGTATTGTTTGATGATAGCATTGGTCAGTGTTGTTGAGGTTCTGGAGTTTTGGTGTCATTGTAGTGTCTAGGGTTTGAATGTTGGTTGGGGTTTGTGGGGTTGCTGTAATACCAATGAAACAGGGAAGAAACAGGGATTAGTATGGAggtttgaaaaaaaaagttttcttGTGGtgattatttttcctttttaatgcatGAGTAGGCTTTCAAATTCTCCCTATGTattgtaaaaattttaaatttcttgcagATGGAGGAGAAGTTGGACATCATGTTTCATCATGGGGGTGACTTCAAAAAAAATGCAGAAGGAATTATGATATATTCTCCGGACAATAAGGCCTGTTTAGGTGATCTAGACACTGATACTTTGGATGTGTTCTACATAAGGAACTACCATAGGGAGCTTGGGTACAATGACATTAAACAGTGCTGGTGGTATGTTCCTGGAAAATGTTTGGAGAAGGGGTTGAGAAATGTAAACAGTGACATAGAGATAAGAGAGATGGTGAATTGTGCTAGGACAAATGAGGGATTGATTGATATATATTTCGAGCATACAGTGTCAGTGCCGGAGGTGTTAGAGGGAGATAACACAGTTGTGTACTTGGATGATCATGGTGGAGAGGGATGTAATGCAGGTACAGATACTGATGTGAGTCCCCCAGTTACAGAGACTCATGCAATCATAGTTGCTCCTCCTATCCCTAAGGTTGTACTCAACACTTCTTGCAAATCCAGTCCCAAAAAAAACAGAACATCTCTACGGCAATCACAACCATCACACTCCCAAAACTGCAATCCTTCCAAGACAACCAAACCTGTGAAGAAGAACAACTCCCCAAAAGTCACCAAGCCCACCAAGCCCACCCAGCTCACCAAGCCCACCAAAATCAGCCAGCCCACGAAATCCAGTCAGAACACCAAATCAGATAGGAGCAAGAAGCAGAAACTGTTTAAGAGACCAAGTATTTCCAGGAGACCCTGCACACGGTCTGCTGCTAGAGGATTTACTAGCAAAGTGTTTAACAATGAAGTTCCCTTTGATGTATCTTCTGATTCCTCTGATAGTGAAGAGGATAGCATGTTCAAGCCAGGTCCGGATGAGGGTAGTTCCTCTGAATCTGAGGCTACAGGGATTGATCCTAAAACTGGGAGTAGGATTAGGAGAAACATGATACATGCTACGGTGGGTAAGAGAAATATTAGTCCACTAGGTAAAGGGAAGGAGAAGATATTACATGAAGACGATGGTTTGGTGGAGGAGGTGAGCGACGCTGAGGTTGACCTTGGGTTTGTGGGTTGTGTTCATGAAGGGGTAGAGGATGACCTAGACCCAGGTGTTGACTCAGATGGCACCAATTCTTGGCACTCGGAGGAGATGAAGACGCCTCCAAACTCAGAAGATGAGCTGGAGGAAGGAAATGAATCTGAAGAGGCAAATTCGCTGTTTAGGGAGGGTGCAAGGTTTGGAGAGCTGCACCTTGAGGTAGGCATGAAGTTCGAAACTAAATGGGAATTTAGAGAAGCTGTGAGAGAATATACAATCCAAGAGGGAAGGAGCATAAAGATAGTGAAAAATGATAACATTAGGTACAGGGCGGTGTGTAAGGTGAAAGAGTGCCCATGGGTGGCTTATGCATCAAGAGACCATGAAGACACATGTTGACAAATTAAGACATTCAATGATGACCACACTTG
The DNA window shown above is from Arachis ipaensis cultivar K30076 chromosome B08, Araip1.1, whole genome shotgun sequence and carries:
- the LOC110266156 gene encoding uncharacterized protein LOC110266156; protein product: MEEKLDIMFHHGGDFKKNAEGIMIYSPDNKACLGDLDTDTLDVFYIRNYHRELGYNDIKQCWWYVPGKCLEKGLRNVNSDIEIREMVNCARTNEGLIDIYFEHTVSVPEVLEGDNTVVYLDDHGGEGCNAGTDTDVSPPVTETHAIIVAPPIPKVVLNTSCKSSPKKNRTSLRQSQPSHSQNCNPSKTTKPVKKNNSPKVTKPTKPTQLTKPTKISQPTKSSQNTKSDRSKKQKLFKRPSISRRPCTRSAARGFTSKVFNNEVPFDVSSDSSDSEEDSMFKPGPDEGSSSESEATGIDPKTGSRIRRNMIHATVGKRNISPLGKGKEKILHEDDGLVEEVSDAEVDLGFVGCVHEGVEDDLDPGVDSDGTNSWHSEEMKTPPNSEDELEEGNESEEANSLFREGARFGELHLEVGMKFETKWEFREAVREYTIQEGRSIKIVKNDNIRYRAVCKVKECPWVAYASRDHEDTC